The genomic segment ACACTTGCTCAGTAGTGCTCAGACGCCCAGTGGTTGGTGGGAAGGGACTTTAATGCAGTACGAGACCTTAATGAGGTATGTGGCATTccaggagatataaggatggccacaACAGAATTTAATACAGGTATTCTGGAGGCGGGCCTGATTCCACTTTCaatgcaaggtgaatggttcacATGGCATAATTGCAATACATCCGCGCGGAGTTTGTGGAAGCTGCTGGACCGGATACTTGTTAATGATCGTTGGCTGGCAAGGTTCCCTACATCATCCTATCACAGCCTTACACCACGGACATCTGATCACTCGCCACTGGTTCTACATGGGGATACGCAACAACataatggaggtatgtttcgatttgataactatctaGCCCAATCTCCTGAGTTCATCCCTAATGTGCAGAacatttggcatcatgagGTTGTCGGTATATCTATGTATGCCGTGACACGTAAACTGAAGGCTCTTAAACCAGTCTTCCGAATacagaggaggaataagggggattTGATGATGAATGTCCAATTAGCCAAAGGTTTTCTCGATGAGGCACAACTATTGGTGAGCTGTGACAGACAAATGAGCACTTCTTACTCCTGGAACATTGTTGTCGAATCGTTTAtgctaaagcggcaaaactcgaACAAATCATGTTGCAACAAAGAgctaagatgcagtggatgaaagacggaGACCAATGTTTGTTGCAACAAAGAgctaagatgcagtggatgaaagacggagaccaatgttcccgggttttctttcgtaagTCGCTCAGAGACGAGTAATGAGGAGAATCttgcagatcaatgatgaaAATGGTACTACACACACGGATCAAGGGGAGGTCGCCCAAgagtttgtctcatactatcagaacctcttaggaggTACCAGACAACGATTGACAGTGGATATTCGATACCTTAGACCATGGGCGAGGCACTGTAttactgatgaggaagctagcCACTTACTCCTACCATTCTCGCcagatgatgtgaagcaagcagtgttTGATATCGCTGAAGACAAGGCgccgggacctgatggttaCTCGTCAGGGTTTTTCAAGGCGGCTTGGCCTATGGAGGGGGAAGAAGTAACGAGAGCAATTctggatttctttttaatcGAAAAACTACTGAAACAGGTTAACTCCACGATTTTGGCTCTAATaacaaaggtacacactcctatgtcggttaatgattttagaccgaTTTCATGTTacaatgttttatacaagatcattgcgaaCTACTTGTTCAGAGACTTAGTGTTTTACTAGAGAAGATTATTAGTCCCTGTCAGACAGCATTTATcccgggaagaagcattggagacaatattatgCTAGCTCAGAAACTATTCTCAGGCTATAATCAGATGCGCCTACCCCCCAGATGCGCgcttaaagtggatatcaggaaggcctatgatacgATGGAGAGGGACTTCTTGTTAGCAGTTTTTCAGTTGTTCAGATTCCCACCTAAGTttacaaggtggattgaggagtgtgtctCGACTacatcattctcgattggtcTAAATGGAATtcctcatgggttctttactGGAGAGAAAGGATTACGACAGGGAGACCGCCTATCTCCTTATATGTTTGTTCTCGTCATGGAAGCTTTACATATGGGATTCCTGCAACGAATTGAGcaggacatgcaattcacctatcattggaagtgtgagagcTCCAAGGTTttccagttgggatttgcagaGGACCTACTTCTTTTCTGCAGAGCTGACTTTGACTCCATTAGAGTCTTCAAGGAGGGATTGGACTGGTTTGTGGAGATGTCGGGCCTTCggctgaatgttcaaaaaagcCACTTAATAATCTCCCATTCGGCTGAAGGATTGAAAACCCAGATGATGGAGATTTTGGGCTTTCAAGAGAGGcaactaccaatgaggtatctgggtctCCCCTTAATTTCTTCTAGACTGTCTATCTCTGACTGTCAACCTCTTATTTCGAAAATTGATGCACGCattactggatgggaagggatttcattatcatatgttgggcgggtacaaatcatcaaaacCGTGCTTTCGACATTGAGTTTATACtgggcatctgcattcatattacctaagaaagttatcaatgaaattgagaagaggttgaggaactttctatggaagggtacgaaGTCTTCTGGTTACGCCAAGGAtgcctggaaagatgtgtgtcgaccagtagatgaggggggacttggattcaaggacatctctaccttgaatcgcgcattaatgagcaagaaattatgtgatgttatccggtgtgacaggacatccatctAGGTTCAATGGCTTTACCAAGACCGGTTACGGGATACATCAATTTGGACTGTCCGTGAGCAgggaggttcttggggatggcggaaaatgCTCAGGCTCCATCCTTATCTTCGCTCTATTgtggattaccagattggaaatggaggtAGATTCTTTATTTGGCAAGACCCGTTgcatcacttgggtccacttatTGAGCGGTTCCCTCGTGGACCACgccatcttagacttgaagaatcagcaaaactcaaTTCGGTGATTTCAGTTGGAgaatggcaatggcctaccatcacGGACTTTaaatgtttggagatcacacataacctaccgcttattcttggaggtgaggatcgagtggtgtggagatgtgacgaagggcaacctactactcaggccctctaccgattatttgatcctcctgagccgaaagtaggatggtcttcactactttcgggatcccTGAAGATCCCTNNNNNNNNNNNNNNNNNNNNNTTggcaaactacctaccacggacaaatcatggcttTCTCACCTGGGAGCGTgcatattgtgcgatgagAGAACTACGGAATCTCATTCACACTTATTCTTtcgatgcagatttagtcgtcagtgtCTTCTTAAGATTCGCAGACGGACTCGCTTTCACTGGCCTAACAGGGATTGgacaacagatattgaatgggcgacgcggaaatggagaggcaagcacattattaatagcgcttaccgtacactacttgcatcgtgtgtctaccacatttggagggagaggaacttgaggagatttgaacacactgagcggacaccggccacttTGAGTATCCTAATCATCGATGATGtcaggcagaggattcttagcgttgatttagtttcgtcagtcagtacacgagcattgtatagattatggcgtatcccttgggttgagggataaaccatttgatgaccacatgttgtactgtaccattattctttattaatgaaatttacatttaccaaaaaaaaaaagaaatctatGGAAAATATTAGACTGCATGATGatcaatgatagatggatgtcGCGATTCCCGACATCATATTATACGTGTCTCACTCCATGCACGTCGCACCACTATCCAATGGTGCTATGCGGGGATATACAGCAGCAATTTGGAGATATGTTTCGATTCGATAACTACCTCACCCTGTCTCTAAAATTTATCCCCAGTGTGAAGCAGGTTTCGCAGCATAATATCATAAGGACGCCAATGTATGCCGTAACAAGAaaactcaaagcacttaaACCGGTGTTTAGAGAGtagaggaggaataagggggacTTATCACACAATGTCCAACTAGctaaagggtttcttgagatggcgcaATCGCTTGTTAGTTCAAATAGGCGGGATGAACTATACCTACAATTGGAACACTGATGCCGATTAGTACTAGCTAAAGCAGCCAAACTTGAACAGGTTATGCTTCAACAGCGAGCAAAaatgcaatggatgaagggaggtgaCCAGTGTTCCcgggttttctttcgtaaaattgttCAAAGGAGATCGGTgaggagaatcttacaaatcaatgacGATCATGGAGCCACTCACATAGATCAAAGAGCAGTTACCAATGAGTTTGTAACATACTACCAAAACCTACTTGGTGGGGATCGACGACGAGCTGTGATAGACTTTCGATTCCTGCGACCTTGGGCTAGACATACTTTGAGTGACGAGGACGTCAATTCTTTACTCCTACCATTCACAATGGCGGACGTTAAACAGGTGGTctttgacattgctgaggaTAAAGCACCGGGGCCAgacgggtattcatcgggctttTTTAAAGCTGCATGGCATATAGTGGGACAGGAGGTGTCCTCGGTAGTACTGGAATTTTTTAATACGGGCCGACTtttgaagcagataaatactacacttttggctctcataccaaaggtacaatctcctatgactgttggtgatttcCGTCCTATATTCTGCtgtaatgtattatataagataattgcCAAACTCCTTGTTCAACGGTTGAGTGTGGTACtggacaaacttattagtccgtgccaagcggcgtttgtgcccggaagaagcattggagataatataatgTTGGCGTAGGAACTGTTCATGGGATATAACTAGGCCCGTCTGCCACCCAGGTGTGCTTTAAAAGTTGACATTCGGAAGGCCTATGACAGgatggagtgggacttcctgatTGCTGTTATGGAATTCTTTGGGTTCCCTGCTACATTCGTGAGTTGGATTGAGGCGTGTATCACAACACCCTCGTTTTCTGTAGGCCTaaatggaaaacctcatggtttctttaGAGGAGCTCGAGGGCTTAGACAGGGTGATCCTCTATCGCCATACCtgtttgtgcttgtgatggaagtcctacatttgggtttcatgcagttgattgatcaggataACTTATTTTCCTTCCACTGGAAGTGTGATGCAGCCAGGGTTTTTCAGTTAGCCTTTGCTGATGATCTACTGCTATTCTGTCGAGCTAATATGGACTCTGTTGGTGTCTTCAAAACTGGATTGGATCGCTTGGCTGAATGGTCGGGGCTCAGACTTAACATGAAGAAAAGCCATCtcattatctcacgttcagcacaaAGGTTACGAGAGGAAATACTGACAGCACTCGCATTCCAAGAAGGGGTTttaccgatgaggtacttgggattATCGTTGttatcttctcgattaacGGTTGATGATTGTCGCCCATCATttctgaaaattgataaacttattgctggttgggagggaaCGACTATCTCATATGCTGGTAgggtacaaattataaattctgtACTCATGCtgctgagtttatattgggcatcGGCTTTCATactgccaaagaaagttattaatgaaattgaaaagaggtTGCGATCTTTCTTGTTGAAGGGGACAACAACAAGTGGATATGCTAAGGTACCATGGAAGGATCTATGTCGGCCGAAAGATGAGGGAGGATTAGGATTCAAAGATATTTCTATCTTGAATCATGCCttaatgacaaagaaactATGCGATATCATCAGGTGCGATCGAACCTcattgggttgaatggcttcACCATGGTAGGTTacgagacacctccatttggacgattcAGGAACATGGAGGTTCATAGGGTTGGCGTAAAATTCTACGTCTACGGGTTTTCCTCCGCCCTATGGTCGACTATCAGATCGGAGACGGGAGGAGATtttacctttggcaggacccatggcattACCATGGACCTCTTAGTAACACATTTCCACGCGGACCAAGGTTACTCGGAATGGAAGAATCAGCTAGACTCAGCACGGTGATTAGGAGAGGACAGTGGTAGTGGCctcctatcacagattttgagtgtttggagattaCTCACGTATTACCCACGATCCATGGAGGTGAGGACCggattatttggagatttgagcaAGGACACCCCACAACTCAGGGTCTGTATAGATTATTTGAaccccaggaccgaaagtaggctggtctccactactttcgggatcattgaagattccacgtcattcattcatcctatggcttgctataCTTGGCAAGTTAGCCACGATGGATAAACCATGGTTAGCCAACCTTGGCCCTTGTGTCCTGTGTACCGAGGGAGCGACGGAGACACATGGACACctattctttcagtgcagatttagtcgacagtgtcttgCAGCAATCCGGAGAGTGGTACGATTTatttggcccaatagagactggcaAACGGATGTTGACTGGGCTTCCCAAAAATAGAGGAGTAAgcacattgttaacatgtcttatcgagcactattagcagcatgtgtttaccacatttggagggagagaacatgtcttatcgagcactattagcagcatgtgtttaccacatttggagggagagaaacttgagacgattgAGAACACCGAGACGACAGCTAGCACCATtgctttattgatagttgaggatattaGACAGCGGATTACTAGCATTACTCTACGTAATTCAGTCAGTACAtgagctttatatagactatggcgtatcccttggcctgtcgagggagaaaccaactgatgatcacattgttgtactgtactattattttacttaatgaaacttatatttacccaaaaaaaatttacaatacaaatgcttgggtctagacctacgattgggtcaagcttcgtcgaattctgagaacgttcaaatgttagctgttttgcacggttttattaaaataagtttgtttcccttttacactaacttatagttaatattacgcttagcaaatttaccacaaaaatacttggttctagaccaacgtttgggacaggtttcgtcgaattctgagaacgttcaaaatttagctgttttgcaaggttttttaaagcaagtttgtttctcttttatactaacttgtaggtattattacgcttagaaaatttaccacacatattcttgggtctagacctagattgggtcaagtttcgtcgaattctgagaatgttcaaaagttagctgttttgcacggttttattaaaacaagtttgtttcccttttatactaacttgtagttattattaggcttagcaaatttacaacacaaatgcttgggcctagaccaacgtttgggtcaagtttcgtcgaattctgagaacgttcaaaatttagctgttttgcacggttttattaaagcaattttgtttttcttttatactaacttataattattattacgcttagcaaatttgcaacacaaatgcttgggtctagacccacgattgggtcaagtttcattgaattctatgtacgttcaaaagttaactgttttgcacggttttattaaaacaagtttgtttcccttttatactaacttgtagttattattacgtttaggaaatttaacacacaaatttttgggtatagacctacgtttgggtcaactttcgtcgaattctgagaacgctcaaaatttagctgttttgcacggttttattaaaacaagtttgttttcgttttatactaacttgtagttattattatgcttagaaaatttacaacacaaatacttgggtctagaccaacgtttgggtcaactttcgacgaattttgagaacgttcaaaatttagctgttttgcacggttttattaaagcaagtttgtttcccttttatactaacttgtagtattattacgcttagcaaatttacaatacaaatgcttgggtctagacctgcgattgggtcaagtttcatcgaattctgataacgttcaaatgatagatgttttgcacggttttattaaaataagtttgttttccttttacactagcttgtagttattattacgcttaacaaatttaccacacaaatgcttgggtctagaccaacgtttgggacaggtttcctcgaattctgagaacgttcaaaatttagctgtattgcacggttttattaaagcaagtttgtttcccttttatactaacttgtagctagtattacgcttagaaaatttaccgcacatattcttgggtctagacctacgattggatcaagtttcgtcgaattctgagaacgttcataagttagctgtt from the Sesamum indicum cultivar Zhongzhi No. 13 unplaced genomic scaffold, S_indicum_v1.0 scaffold00277, whole genome shotgun sequence genome contains:
- the LOC105180022 gene encoding uncharacterized protein LOC105180022, yielding MATTEFNTGILEAGLIPLSMQGEWFTWHNCNTSARSLWKLLDRILVNDRWLARFPTSSYHSLTPRTSDHSPLVLHGDTQQHNGGMFRFDNYLAQSPEFIPNVQNIWHHEVVGISMYAVTRKLKALKPVFRIQRRNKGDLMMNVQLAKGFLDEAQLLVSCDRQMSTSYSWNIVVESFMLKRQNSNKSCCNKELRCSG
- the LOC105180023 gene encoding uncharacterized protein LOC105180023, which codes for MRRILQINDENGTTHTDQGEVAQEFVSYYQNLLGGTRQRLTVDIRYLRPWARHCITDEEASHLLLPFSPDDVKQAVFDIAEDKAPGPDGYSSGFFKAAWPMEGEEVTRAILDFFLIEKLLKQVNSTILALITKRLSVLLEKIISPCQTAFIPGRSIGDNIMLAQKLFSGYNQMRLPPRCALKVDIRKAYDTMERDFLLAVFQLFRFPPKFTRWIEECVSTTSFSIGLNGIPHGFFTGEKGLRQGDRLSPYMFVLVMEALHMGFLQRIEQDMQFTYHWKCESSKVFQLGFAEDLLLFCRADFDSIRVFKEGLDWIENPDDGDFGLSREATTNEGGSWGWRKMLRLHPYLRSIVDYQIGNGGRFFIWQDPLHHLGPLIERFPRGPRHLRLEESAKLNSI